A genomic window from Osmerus eperlanus chromosome 5, fOsmEpe2.1, whole genome shotgun sequence includes:
- the zgc:123278 gene encoding tumor susceptibility gene 101 protein yields MDKYVFNDGSVRDLMSLTGTIPVTFNGQTYNIPVQLWLEESYPRSAPMCYVKPTQEMMIVRSRHINSNGEVLLPYLQEWKHVHNNPRDTQGRVQTQELPTHL; encoded by the exons TTTTCAACGATGGGAGTGTGAGGGACTTGATGAGCCTAACAGGAACCATTCCTGTCACGTTTAATG gtcaaacgTACAACATCCCAGTGCAACTATGGTTGGAGGAGAGTTACCCGAGGTCGGCTCCCATGTGCTATGTTAAACCTACCCAGGAGATGATGATTGTGAGAAGCAGACACATCAACAGCAATGGAGAAGTCCTTCTACCTTACCTACAGGAGTGGAAACAC GTTCACAACAATCCCAGAGATACACAGGGGCGAGTTCAGACCCAGGAACTTCCTACACATCTTTGA